A genomic stretch from Mycosarcoma maydis chromosome 3, whole genome shotgun sequence includes:
- a CDS encoding uncharacterized protein (related to Glutamate decarboxylase 1), with protein sequence MPCTDVSLFTAEEFETLLEPTYRTLVAWTHEAESFKTPAHPQLAASTLKLTLKEKGCSRDEIQVEVQEALRRSVNPWTGRFWEKLYSKPDPVGVIGDMVMACSNASGHVESANPFFAQVEVFCVKELAKVFGLDTNLCDGVTMPGGSASNTTALQACLSSQFPSFRERGVAGIYNDLMKERIRSGHDPSSLAMQCLPRFLIFASDHCHYSIEQSAVACGLGTDSVVKVACNDNGQMSIEALRAEIRKACINGHVPLFACATAGTTVLGAFDDISGMASVCREYRLWLHIDASWGGPAIFSPTTQHLFLGSHFADSVTINPHKLLGIPHQCSFLLFGNKRSASRLKVEAPYLFHLERLAESPRSVVPLLPTKQEAPKLDQATKTLGCGRRPDAFKFYLAWKRHGSHGFGQRITNALKQAQKLRDYLVNKTESLQLELGSVPSPPFLQVCFRPIPPWTSNAAHADNLSNACIVHVHASFKNTRFAVDFAPMPNTTNLYIRLVVHPYAKWDDLVELLKYVSEEGTQFYARAEQQQQLWCDPPPPVSTSLKQDRI encoded by the exons ATGCCCTGCACAGACGTCTCGCTCTTCACAGCTGAAGAATTTGAAACATTGCTGGAGCCAACGTACAGGACGTTGGTGGCATGGACACACGAAGCCGAATCGTTCAAGACACCAGCGCACCCGCAGCTGGCAGCTTCAACATTGAAACTTACGCTCAAGGAGAAAGGGTGCTCGCGGGATGAAATTCAAGTCGAAGTACAAGAAGCGTTGCGCCGGAGCGTCAATCCGTGGACA GGCCGCTTTTGGGAAAAGCTTTACAGTAAACCCGATCCAGTTGGAGTCATCGGCGACATGGTCATGGCATGCTCGAACGCAAGCGGGCACGTCGAATCGGCCAACCCTTTCTTTGCTCAAGTCGAAGTCTTTTGCGTCAAAGAGCTTGCCAAAGTGTTTGGGCTGGACACA AACCTTTGTGATGGTGTCACAATGCCCGGAGGCAGCGCTTCCAACACAACTGCTCTTCAAGCATGTCTGAGCTCCCAGTTTCCAAGTTTCAGAGAAAGGGGAGTGGCGGGGATCTACAACGACTTGATGAAGGAGCGCATTCGTTCAGGACACGATCCTTCTTCCTTGGCGATGCAGTGTCTTCCCAGGTTCCTTATCTTTGCCAGCGACCATTGCCATTACTC TATCGAGCAGTCGGCGGTGGCTTGCGGTTTAGGCACCGACTCAGTCGTCAAAGTCGCTTGCAACGACAACGGCCAAATGTCGATCGAAGCTCTTCGAGCAGAGATACGAAAAGCTTGCATCAACGGTCATGTTCCGCTCTTTGCATGCGCTACAGCGGGTACTACGGTGCTTGGCGCGTTCGATGACATCTCGGGCATGGCGTCGGTCTGTCGAGAATACCGATTGTGGTTGCACATTGATGCCTCTTGGGGCGGACCTGCCATTTTCTCGCCGACGACGCAGCACCTTTTCCTGGGCAGTCACTTCGCAGATTCGGTGACAATCAACCCTCATAAGCTGCTCGGCATACCGCACCAATGCAgtttcttgctcttcggCAACAAGCGGTCGGCTTCTCGATTGAAAGTTGAGGCGCCGTATTTGTTCCATCTAGAGAGGTTGGCCGAGTCACCACGAAGCGTGGTCCCGCTTCTACCAACGAAACAAGAGGCACCGaagctcgaccaagcaACCAAGACCTTGGGCTGCGGCCGACGACCTGACGCGTTCAAGTTCTACCTCGCCTGGAAGCGACATGGCAGTCACGGCTTCGGTCAacgcatcacgaatgctcTCAAGCAGGCTCAGAAGCTGCGCGACTACCTGGTGAACAAGACAGAGAGTCTGCAGCTTGAACTGGGCTCGGTACCTTCCCCGCCGTTCCTGCAGGTATGCTTCCGACCCATCCCACCTTGGACATCAAACGCTGCACACGCGGACAATCTCTCAAACGCATGTATCGTCCACGTTCACGCTTCGTTCAAGAACACCCGCTTCGCTGTCGACTTTGCGCCCATGCCAAACACTACCAATCTCTACATCAG GCTGGTTGTGCATCCATACGCCAAGTGGgatgacctcgtcgagctgctgaagTACGTTTCCGAGGAAGGTACGCAGTTCTACGCCAGggccgagcagcaacagcagctgtgGTGTGATCCCCCACCGCCAGTATCAACTTCACTTAAACAGGATCGAATTTGA